A single region of the Branchiostoma lanceolatum isolate klBraLanc5 chromosome 1, klBraLanc5.hap2, whole genome shotgun sequence genome encodes:
- the LOC136437861 gene encoding uncharacterized protein isoform X1 — translation MGVDLATYRARIGCFSNPGFDSLHCWAEASCLLVWLVMSQLMLKLAGDVEENPGPKERKASKGNEGQQRQWSPDVQETGANAGGGYCGTREGWRWMKFSPTGIVREDTDGDHSSVRRAP, via the exons ATGGGGGTTGACCTGGCCACATACAGGGCGCGGATAGGCTGCTTCAGCAACCCTGGATTTGACTCACTGCACTGTTGGGCAGAGGCGTCATGTTTGCTAGTGTGGCTGGTGATGTCACAACTAATGCTGAAGCTAGCGGGGGATGTGGAGGAGAATCCTGGACCCAAGGAAAG GAAGGCATCAAAGGGAAACGAAGGCCAGCAAAGGCAGTGGTCCCCAGATGTGCAGGAGACAGGAGCAAATGCTGGTGGAGG TTACTGTGGTACAAGGGAGGGGTGGAGATGGATGAAATTTTCTCCAACAGGAATCGTAAGAGAGGACACAGATG
- the LOC136437861 gene encoding uncharacterized protein isoform X2, whose product MGVDLATYRARIGCFSNPGFDSLHCWAEASCLLVWLVMSQLMLKLAGDVEENPGPKERKASKGNEGQQRQWSPDVQETGANAGGGFVFSPLTQTDQFTLSGDHSSVRRAP is encoded by the exons ATGGGGGTTGACCTGGCCACATACAGGGCGCGGATAGGCTGCTTCAGCAACCCTGGATTTGACTCACTGCACTGTTGGGCAGAGGCGTCATGTTTGCTAGTGTGGCTGGTGATGTCACAACTAATGCTGAAGCTAGCGGGGGATGTGGAGGAGAATCCTGGACCCAAGGAAAG GAAGGCATCAAAGGGAAACGAAGGCCAGCAAAGGCAGTGGTCCCCAGATGTGCAGGAGACAGGAGCAAATGCTGGTGGAGGGTTTGTGTTTTCCCCTTTGACTCAGACTGACCAGTTCACATTATCAG